The genomic region GAACAACAAGTATCTTCAGTTAACAAGAGATGTAAAACATGACATTTTAGAAAAGCTAGCATCTGAGATGTATGGCTACAAGGCTTATCCCAGTGATAAGGAGATAGCAATGGTAGCTGAGGCTCTTGTGTTAAAATATCCTTGCTTGAAGGAAGCAGGATCTGAAACTGGCTGGAATGGATGGAAGAACAGCCTAAAGTTTAAGATGGGCAACTATAGGAGCAAGATGAGAAGGGCTGGATGTTCAGAGATCACAGTGAATGCTGGAAAAAGAAGTAGAATGAATCCTGACAATGAATCTTCACATTCAAATATTAAAAGACCCAAACGAGCGGAGGTAAACTTTCTGCCCAACTTTCCCCAAGGAGAAAATCCCTCAACCCTTGAACAGCTGAGGCAGAAAGTTGTTGATGAAATGAAGAAAGCTGAGAAGAACTTGCCGCTTATAAAAAAGATGATGCAAACCACATTTGCCCTGCGGCGACAAACCATAGTAAAGACATGCCCACCAGTGAAAGAGCTCATGGAACTCTGGCCTGCACTCAAAATGGAATCTGAGGTAATGTAGTAGCActttttcctgttatttctttttttgacaACATATACCACATTCAGGGGCTGTTTTCTGCCTTATGGATGGGTAGTGTATTTGCCAGATTCACATAGTTAATATGGCTgtgttgtctgtctgtctttgttttaaaatgtaggtGTATGCAGAGTTCCAACGGATTACAAACCAGAACCTGCCCAACACATTCTACTCTGAGCTTGACCGACATCTTCCTAGACTGATGACCCTGTTCAGACAGAAGGCAAGCAGAACCGGGAAGACGTCAGACGCTTTGACTGAAATCCTGAAAATCCATGATGAACAGGTAAAAATATTGTTATACCTATTTTATGGGTCTATTTCTTAAAGAGGAACATTGGAAAACATTTGAAAAGTTTGATGATTCAAATGAGCTTTCAATACAACAACTTGTCCAGGTTTTTTGGTATGTGTCTGATTTTGTATATCTGATTGTAATGTTTACCAGTAAATAAGTTATGTACAATTCTGTTTTTATCTCCTTTTATATAGGAGGTTCATGACATACACACCAAGCGTGTTACTGTTCTTCATGCCCTTCCTGTGTATCTACGTGAGGACGTCTCTGAGTTTTTCAAGACCTGCACagtaagttttattttattttttttaatctcacGACTATATTAAGTAAACAGTTCATATGAATACAGACATATTTACACGCTTACCCTTCCTCAGTCTTTCAAATCACATAGTTTGTGTGATTTGAAGAGATTAGAAGCGATTTTTCTTTgacctcactgtaaaaaaaaaaaaaactttggtaCTAGATAATTTTGATTAAAGCaaagtgtttttataggtttttttAGCATAGTATCAATTTCTTGTTTACTGGTAGCTTAGCTGGGTCCTGTAGAACACTGATCTTCTGTTTAAAATCATACTGTAGTTTGTTCACACAACAATTAAAATCATTAAACTTTCTGTCAGTTGGTCTGAAGCAATATTGTTTGTTAAATCTCATGACTAACTAAATGCCTTTATCTTTGCACTAAACCTGCTGTAAATATTTTTGTCAAAAATCTTAATAAAAAATCTTTAATCCTTTTAtatccattttattttgtaggacACATCTGATGAGCCTGACCTTTTAGATGTTTCAGTAGCCCTCCTCACAGTCGTCAAAGATAATGACACAGGTCCAGTTCACTTCCAGCCTGTGAAAATCTCTGTTGTCATTGAAAGCGAGATTGTGGGCAACCTCCCCAGATTTGCTGATGCCGTCCTGGTAATGTTTGGACTGATCTATGCACTACACCTCAGCTATCCCAGGGGACTGACCAACACTTTTGAATTCATTCAGAAGATTTTACTTGGTCTTGACGATGGTAAACTGTCACCCAAGTTACAGAGTCTCAAAAATGACTTGATGCGCATGTAGACATTTATCAGAATAATTACTAAGGCCTGGCAGTTCCTTTGTAGTTCAATGTAGATTATTTCTGTGAAAATAATGGTTaaaatgtttctgcaccagttGTTTTCCCACAATATGCACAGTGTGCCTTTTGTATTAATGTTATTTGGCATTAATACAACTCTTGTTCTTGAAAGTTAAGTACTGGGTAGTACTTGATAATTGTATGTGTATTTTAGTTGTAAATGGTACATGTTAAGTTTCAGGCAGGTTCATAAATTTGTAATTTTAGAGGTGCTATTTTAATCTGGTGTTCAGGTTTTAGCCTAGTGCATCTCTGAATTGTTTTATGCTTCTgtcttaaattaacactgcagtgTTAAATAGAAGAGGGCAAGAATTCAGTGTAACTCACTGTAACTTAAACTTTACTTTGTTTGTACTCAAAATATTTGAGGCAATGAGTTGCCACAAAAATTTTAAGTTTTGAAACATGCGATTTTGAGTCTTGTGTGTGAAAGCTTTTGAGTTACTTGTACTTGTAAAACAAATGACAAAGACTAATAAATATTGAGTTGATGCTACTTAAAAATGGTTCTTTgtgtacttatttttttttgtaatgttaaCTTAATACCATGAGAAAGGTTAAGAGAAATTTTAAGTCACTATAACTGAAAATATTTAAGTTGATTTAATAACTAGTTTTAATTTAActgtaattaaaatgtttatgtaGCATATAATCCAAATATTTAacctttttgaaatattttttttaagttcatGAACTTAAAAACATTGAGGCAACGAGTTACATCAATTTTTTTAAGTTCTGCTTACTAATTTGGTTTTAcagtgtactgctttggagccttttgatattaaggtgaataacacaggtgaaaaattaaggtgaaaaaagagacagatgcattgacagcagtcgtggccacactttggactgggagtgtaagagcaaaggaaactgaatccactatgttctgtcctgtaaatttttattaaacaccacatgacacacatacgagtcctgttttaactttcagggctgatggtctgcagcctggcttgtgttctacagtgcagcgcaggtgcagtcactgtgctgagcccggcgttatattaatgacgcagcctttcacactgaccagtgagaaataaccttgaaaatgactgtgctctttgtggttctccttttttcttaccaccaagcaagagactaaacatattttctacttatcagttatcagaaatcagaaatgtcatgcagtaatcagaggttagacagcaagaatgacttttgtatttttatcttttgtcaatcttttatccagcgactactaattctcatcggggtctggagagggtgggacctgtcccaggaagcacagagcacaggcctgcatgggatgccattccacacaagcaaaaacaattaagatggtcagatttgcctcactgtgtgattttgactgaaagatgaactaagcacagtcttgtgtgtataaaaatgcgtagattcatttaactttaacaatgagattcagcaacatgaccttatagtgttaatgatcggtatcttactggtattaactgaattatgcaaaattctacattattctatattattgcacccaaattgttcatactgactaaatgtaattactgacatcctggacatactgctttttaggtttgaatttaaaatgttagtagacaaattcatgctgtcaataacatctcacttgctcacccacttttagataaaaataccctttgtggtttttctagtgaagcagtgggcctgagctgaggacctgatggttgtgtggttttcgctcactgagaagagagacacaaacaccctgctctcagtcggtcagtcttcctgtaaaatgcagaggtgagactgctagtggaaaattactgactgcagcgtcaacaacacatataaacagcagcacaaacaaaatgttccacaaatgcaggacatctgtatgcttacagcacacatcagacacgctgaccctcagcactgagctcctccaggctctgtgctctccctcttctcttcaatttctacacaaatcactgctgctccagtgaagatcctgaattttgcaggtgatactactgtgtttgccatcataactgaaggtgatgagtctgcctacagactggaagtcgtacagctgaccatccagttctgaactcacattatcccaaatgtccacatgcttagactcctctcatcatcagggaggagcgtcccttggcactgtagagtagatggatgagagcaggctgataacaaggctgtcatcaattttatgtgacacctctcacccccccagcagactatggaggcccgtaagggcagctccttcagtaagagactcagacacccggcgtgtgacagaacggtaccgcaggtcattgggccccacagcagtcaggctttataatctgcactctgctcattgaacttttcccctgttcactgtcttctgatacagtttctatctgctgctgatctgcaatattgttcctccttattcactgatgtgcagtgttgcattgagccagtgcattatgccctgtgtggcagcttcctttgggaggctaatatctggcacatgagcaataatgttacatgcaataggattgtgtataagttaaggattgtgtataagttaattttaatattcctataatattcctctgtatgtaatatattcttattttttgtttctattattaccctatatttatatatacatccatttattttacattcataatgatgttgtttgttgttttgtgccccactgctcttgtaacaagcctcagtcttgactctcccttttaaggtcttggccttaaatcacactcgatataggtggtgtcgtccccatcaccctgaccaggatacatgctgtaagattaatggatggtgtttatctgtgtgatgaaaaagaatgtgaataaaacaaaaatgtaccattataaatgggagccctaggatgtgtggtggttagagatgtggactgatgagaattttgcttttctaaagttctgttgtgaaaactgtacattccgttccatgtacagtagtgatatgtagcaatcatgtgctccagtcaaatgtccagctgcatgaataataatggtggcttgtttggataaaataacttaggctgaatacttgaaagcgtgacctgggtgaggtagagaggaaacagggtcttacaagaagcagatattgttctgtctgtgtggtttttactctttgcaaagtgagtccagcacagtgcagtcagtgggtcagtcttcctgagctgcatctaaccagtggaaacatctgcagcactgcagagaagcactcagcagacaaacaaacccaaacagcttacagctgtatgtcacttttggacagaggtggacaaagtacacaacttcactacttgagttaagtatagatactcctcgtcaaataatactcaaagtttttcagttaattttttacttcagttaaagtactggagtatttgcatctaaaaatacttaagtattcaaaagtacattatgttttaaatgcaagacatttttcagaacctaatgactcctgaacaccccactgaatacactgactggcttgtacatcttgtagaataaaaagcttgtggaatatgatacaatgactatagaaacacaactgacataacaaaagtacagccattgtcattttcatcttatttaacaccccccaccccactcacacaaaagagcatggtagtgttcttacagagccgtagcagtgtgtgtgtgtgcatgtgtgcatgtgtgtttgtgtgtgtgtgtgtctatgtgtgtgtgtgtttgtgtgtctgtgtatgtttgtgtgtgtgtctatgtgtgtgtatgtttgtgagccaagtaacaagacagggagcaagaaacaaaactcctctttcttaattatccacatcgttattaacgacacaggtatatatacaggtacatatacaggtacatgtatatactcaaaaatacatccagaacacacaattaaatgaaaaacgtaatttaagaacacttgaaattttcattcagtttctttcatctgtttaatataatcgatcagtccctgtgcgtttgccccaaaccattcagcatggtacacaagggagacaagtaagcatgtgtgacatcaaagaactgattgcagcaactcagcctttccacaacattaaagccgcttattcccccccatgccatgaagaaataatctctgtggctcccctctccccctccctcagcccccagtctggcttgaacatttgcacttccagtaaaaatgcgccccaaacacactgacaccaaactcagcaccggtgctccgtaaaatcccgtgattcagtctcagaagcactggctcccctgccctcctctgaacattattaaagctacaccctgaacactctgtgtgactgacatgaatgagaagcatctttattcataatctctgtagcggaggtcagaatacagagtgtcattattcccgtctttcttctgtctcctgggttttggcttcttaaggttcagggcagcgtaattcagtgtgtcctcgtcatggcactgtggagacaaagatggcagaattggatggatcaaatcggtttgctattacctattttcacaaatagcacttaaaatgctgatcccaggatggaaatcagtctgaggttcatttgttttactgacgatttgtaatttgaaatatttattacatacttgcttgcgtgaccattccacttttgatatatcactgttcttttcatctgtttaaaatatataacacatcaatatattatttaatttcgcacggtatcataccgtggtcagataacattccgaattttcaagcaatcaacatcctttttgtctcaaaaatgaaagtaaaaatgacttctgtcaatttaagtgtgcatgtttggatacgtgtcatttgttctcatatatcatatataataaaattgctataaaggagatcttggtaataaaagttattgatatgcaacttattgcaacatgtatatttcaatagattttgcaaaatatgaaagatataatacaaaaatgtaaatcttacagtacaaaaaggtttatataaataaggtgagatttaataatggattttaaaactgtattacctgcaagagtggttttaatatgaaaatgttatctatcataaaacaattttatatttctataatttgttaaaatctacattttgtccttctgagtgcataaagccgggcagcgtacctgcacagtgtgtacaggtcagtttacatcttatacaaatgagagcaacgttcagaataatgctgcaagataaaactatcagcaagccagagtgaagaggatccagcagcttctgaaagcctgtaacaaagagatagatttcagcataatgatatagagacacatttcccatttgcttacattacattagttaaagatcaaatcgataacacattacagcagttgttttgtaaatagtccatttttaacatgaacttctagtattttgtattttaacaatttatattaatatttgaaataattattaaattaggctccggaccccccgcgacccaataggataagcggtttggaaaatggatggatggatggatattaatatttgaaataattattaaattaggctccggaccccccgcgacccaataggataagcggtttggaaaatggatggatggatggataattattaaattaacatctgtgtaatttaatttaagcacttaaattagaaaattcattacattaaaaaaagaaataaatgtcttaatagcagaataagctaaataaaactttgaagcagatatactctccacactgggtgctaccatctatatccagctgtgtgccgttcccaaacagcatctccccacactgggtgttaccatctatatccagctatgtgccgttcccaaacagcatctccccacacatggccacagcgcagtagtaagtcccagcatcggagaggctgaggttccccttggggaggctgtagacgcagctccgtgtaggagatccagcctcagggctcttctcacactcatcactgctgtttccagggctgtaaatgactccaggaagggattctcctgatccatgtctgaaccagtaaacactgtgttctcctgcacagctcccagtctctatcgtacactgcaggctcacagagtctcctggctgcaatgtgtcagacacaggctgctgtaccacagtcctgctgttggagtctttacctgaaaagcaaaatagtcatgatgacagccctttgagaataacaatggaaaatacagatcctcaaaaattgttcttacagatttttgggaactgaatcgatgttcttctagccatccaagaaatcagtaacttcttggagaacagctgacattcttctctctttttattgtattactgcttattagtatatatcaggtaacactatacattaactgcacctacataatacctaaataaaaattatatgataataacaaacattataatcatataatgtcttgtattaatgtatgaaggtagatgaatataattaatttcaattcaaagaaatgaagtgtgtaaagtgtactttatattttcatgattttcgtgactttacatttggtttatgttgccccttttccacaggaaggtatttattgtttttgcatatttagctcttgatgtgttttggtatttttgagcattttgctgtagtacctgcataatttaattcaagagccgaagagctgtttgcccattactagtttgtctatcttttaacattaaagaaaaagtatacatagtaaaaggaattacttggtttcgtagttcctcctatttattttcttatgcacacaaaagtaagtttttccgttcaaccatagcactacagcgaaaagcaaaacgtcatggcaaatacaattatgctttattccaatacacattgctaatttttcattattattacatttattcagcataatatcttcaaaggtttcatgatttaatttgcaatcttctggcctgaaatcttttcctgctacactgaagactctctcagcgtgtgcagagaaagctgcagccaaagggttggcatcctctgataaacatggttggttcaggtatcggtgacattatgtgaacctttcatggcaggaatagggactagtttgacttttgatgcaggaaaagtgtttgggactgttaggttgaagaaacagttgttaatcatttctgtatgatcagcaatgagtgtaaatatatatgtatacgttatttcttatcttctagccacatactcttagctattgtactctaagtaggtggttaacagctgcctacttagataagaatctcacttccctctcttgcgcccccccattgactataaataaagaagacaaggggaaccaccctttgtaacacattctgctgtagtttgcattgcagagagtgtgggtacccttgcaagtaaaactgtaacctgtgtgtgtctcataaatgtggagttggggtggaaacgccgggcgctttccccaacatagaatttggtccttcgagccggatccgaggaaccccgaagacgtctccagtacgccgagagaagcgacaccgaagtctgtcgacagccactcgaagtcgggtgcaagaaagacctgtgatgtgaattcgtcatcaggccggtggttagaactgcgctcgacgtctggtgatgtctgaaggacctcggtgacggatcagagagcacactatacaggtgagagatatggcacctaagtgagtaggtggccaagtgagagatacggcacctaaataagtaggtggccaagacatgcatgtggttgaggttagccgaaattaaccgggagagaaagtaggcgttgttggaaatatatacagtgttgtatgtggatgtgtttttataggttttagattaacctacacgatccaccctaaaagcaacaacatactggtgactgaaggatcaaggacgggtttcatccctgaaaactaacaccgctgctctaatagggagcagtagaaggccgtgttagtgtcctcctgaggtctcatgccagagacttgcttttaggattttttattttttgtagtgtatccattaaaaggtaacaatggggaagaatcaaagtaaacaaatggaactagagggagatgagaagtttatggaaggatataagccaggatcaggacaaataagtagtcagagatggaggaaaaaaacatgggtttgaaggaaaactccacactccagatatattaaaattacagggaaacttaaaactggagatgttacagactaccaataagaaagaaggtaaagacagaaaaaaagaatatgttttttctgatgcatggttagaacagagtaaattaagagataataaaagacagcaaaaaaagggaaataaggagaaaaaattacaggcgactttaattacactagatgaggagacggcaacaaaatcttctgccgctccagttcccttactgcccccacaaattccaatgattgcgcctgcaccagttccagctgtaaatagacgacaaataggaggaggggaatcatctcgaatgatgacccgagggtctaacccttctctgtatccgttaaaggatctggagacaagtaaagtacgctggcatccaaaaaatgacacagaacaggaagactgggagaatgatttggtgtgtccactcgtagaagtggcaaatccaaatcgaggcccaaataatgcaggacccgaaactatgttagtatatagaccctggaccgctgaggatagaacagcggctttaaaaggaatacccccggttgaagaaggggtacccgagttttggactgccatcctagaattacaaagtagttttcatttgaacggcagggaaatgtatagatgtctcagacagttgtttacccataaatggggacgtgtagcgggagacttcacaggacatggtaataatgatgaagtcttagcacatgactcgcaggaactcatacaagcattacgagacttgcgaaacagggtagagacagccttcgtaagacgcgcagactatggacgaatagcgcaatgtaaacaaaaagatggagaggaacctgaggattttatggatagaatgagagttgtatttagaggaaactcagggatcccatttgatgaagaggcagtaggagtgtaccaacaacagctaaaacgagcttttgtcgcaggcctaaagcccgaattgcgaaaatatcttgacaaacattgggtacatcagaatactggttcagtccaacaagcactataatatgctcaacacgcgcagaaagcgcagaaacaggaaaagacagacacaatattcagcgcctcagaagtagtagcgctagtgcaaatgaatcctccggggaggggaggattcagaggaaggtcaagaggccgaggaagggggagaggtgttttcagaaacaattacaggaattcgtctcagcaagataacatttgctggacatgcaggaaacctggacacttagctaggaattgtagagtagggaaacaaccatataacccaaactccattgaaaacaatgatcaatgacccccctcggaggcccctgttaccgacaccatccgaggcaaaacagaggtgattttaagaaaggaaacggaggtcactttacaagaccttttagataaggaaatagatttacaagcagtgtgtcagttattagcagaaaggcagtgggaaaccttgccaagtcggaagttagtcataaacggcaaagtatatgaatgtctgtgtgacactggagcatgtaggactgtcctaacctccagtcctcccggagtcacatattcttcatcagtcataaatataaaaacggcaggaggtcagacagacagacatcagttaacaaacccagttgcagta from Brienomyrus brachyistius isolate T26 unplaced genomic scaffold, BBRACH_0.4 scaffold879, whole genome shotgun sequence harbors:
- the LOC125729903 gene encoding uncharacterized protein LOC125729903 → MGNYRSKMRRAGCSEITVNAGKRSRMNPDNESSHSNIKRPKRAEVNFLPNFPQGENPSTLEQLRQKVVDEMKKAEKNLPLIKKMMQTTFALRRQTIVKTCPPVKELMELWPALKMESEVYAEFQRITNQNLPNTFYSELDRHLPRLMTLFRQKASRTGKTSDALTEILKIHDEQEVHDIHTKRVTVLHALPVYLREDVSEFFKTCTDTSDEPDLLDVSVALLTVVKDNDTGPVHFQPVKISVVIESEIVGNLPRFADAVLVMFGLIYALHLSYPRGLTNTFEFIQKILLGLDDGKLSPKLQSLKNDLMRM